One Methanobacterium sp. genomic region harbors:
- a CDS encoding nitroreductase family protein, with translation MEFKELVQKRYAARVYEDRKIDDEKIDEILEMIRFSPSALNLQPWKIKVVADDELKEEMYENSMDQKHIAECSHVLVFCANTDLPGLAETIINGMKDAGAPEETIKFYQMAANNLTGRIPPEARLCEAQKNVFIAATQGIYAAKSLGIDSCIVQGFDPAAYSEILDLPSNVVPTVLVLLGYGADGPNPKVRFPKEDILL, from the coding sequence ATGGAATTTAAAGAATTGGTACAGAAAAGGTATGCTGCTAGAGTATATGAAGACAGAAAAATTGATGATGAAAAAATAGATGAGATCCTTGAGATGATAAGGTTTTCGCCATCTGCACTTAACTTGCAGCCGTGGAAAATCAAAGTCGTCGCAGATGATGAATTAAAGGAAGAAATGTACGAGAATTCAATGGATCAAAAGCATATAGCTGAATGTTCTCATGTACTGGTATTCTGTGCTAATACAGACCTGCCAGGATTGGCTGAAACGATAATAAATGGTATGAAAGATGCAGGGGCACCTGAAGAAACTATTAAATTCTACCAAATGGCTGCAAATAATTTAACTGGCCGCATTCCTCCAGAGGCAAGACTATGTGAGGCACAGAAGAATGTTTTTATTGCAGCAACACAGGGAATTTACGCTGCTAAATCACTGGGCATAGATTCTTGTATTGTTCAAGGATTTGATCCTGCTGCCTATTCTGAGATTCTGGATCTTCCATCTAATGTTGTACCCACTGTACTTGTTTTGCTGGGATACGGTGCAGACGGCCCAAATCCAAAGGTAAGATTCCCAAAAGAGGATATTTTACTTTAA
- a CDS encoding ABC transporter substrate-binding protein has product MGYLSTIYHTSFILKNEPLGDLNDYNLGWSLFATGPAMKDAFASGDLDVGYIGLPPVMIGIQNGLKVKCVGGGHVEGTVMVAPHYYKTFDELSSVSAVLKQFEGKKIGTPSEGCIHDVIIRELTKNLDIEIKNFAWADFIPDAIEEGEISAGVGTPSLASVTSRRFDSNIIIPPHKLWPYNPSYGIVVREELIDESPEFITDFLKAHEEACNLIRLHPEQAAEIALKEVKVVDEDFVLDTYKISPKYCASIPDDYIKSTLKFIPVLQRLGYMKWDLNQENIFNLNFIKKVHPEPAHY; this is encoded by the coding sequence ATAGGTTACCTATCAACCATATACCACACATCATTTATCCTGAAAAATGAACCTTTAGGGGATTTAAATGATTATAATTTAGGATGGTCCCTGTTTGCCACAGGACCTGCAATGAAAGATGCATTTGCTTCAGGAGATCTGGACGTAGGTTATATTGGCCTCCCTCCAGTCATGATTGGGATTCAAAATGGTTTAAAGGTTAAGTGTGTTGGCGGAGGGCATGTAGAAGGAACAGTAATGGTTGCTCCCCACTATTATAAAACTTTTGATGAATTAAGCAGTGTAAGTGCTGTTTTAAAACAATTTGAAGGCAAGAAAATCGGAACACCATCTGAAGGATGTATACACGATGTGATAATACGTGAACTAACTAAAAATCTTGATATTGAAATTAAAAATTTTGCATGGGCAGATTTTATACCAGATGCAATAGAAGAAGGAGAAATATCAGCTGGTGTTGGAACACCGTCCCTTGCATCAGTCACCTCAAGAAGATTTGATTCAAACATCATTATTCCCCCACATAAGTTGTGGCCTTACAATCCCAGTTACGGAATAGTGGTAAGAGAAGAATTAATTGATGAATCGCCGGAATTTATAACCGACTTTCTGAAAGCCCATGAAGAGGCATGTAACTTAATAAGATTACATCCAGAACAGGCTGCAGAAATAGCTTTAAAAGAAGTTAAAGTTGTTGATGAAGATTTTGTACTTGATACATATAAAATATCTCCAAAGTACTGTGCAAGCATTCCTGATGACTATATAAAGTCCACACTTAAATTTATTCCAGTTCTACAGAGATTAGGCTATATGAAATGGGATCTAAATCAGGAAAATATTTTTAACCTTAATTTTATTAAAAAAGTTCACCCCGAGCCTGCTCATTACTAA
- a CDS encoding DUF447 domain-containing protein — protein sequence MQDLSSIKMENGLLYETIITTKNSDGTPNAAPVGIVCKNGSKIILYLSEAIHTLQNIKNNGHFIVNILKDPTIFTKSIVGELSPDCFKNHLNDFYITNTDAFFSATVIKSKEIEKGHKIGNSKLTIITAKVNEIIIKNKNVEPLNRANFAIIESLIYLCRINIVDNKTAQLYLERINEMSRLVTRVGSKEHKKAMKKIISRL from the coding sequence ATGCAAGATTTAAGCAGTATAAAAATGGAAAATGGATTACTCTATGAAACCATTATAACTACTAAAAATAGTGATGGAACTCCTAATGCAGCCCCCGTAGGCATAGTATGCAAAAATGGATCTAAAATTATATTATATCTTTCGGAAGCTATACACACTCTCCAAAATATTAAAAATAATGGACATTTCATTGTTAACATTTTAAAAGATCCAACTATTTTTACCAAAAGTATTGTGGGAGAGCTTTCCCCCGATTGTTTTAAAAATCACTTAAATGATTTCTATATAACTAACACCGATGCATTTTTTAGTGCAACTGTAATTAAATCCAAAGAAATTGAAAAAGGACATAAAATAGGGAATTCTAAATTAACAATAATAACTGCAAAAGTAAATGAAATTATAATTAAAAATAAAAATGTAGAACCGCTCAATAGAGCAAATTTTGCCATAATAGAATCTTTAATATATCTATGCCGAATAAACATTGTTGATAATAAAACCGCACAGCTGTATTTAGAAAGAATTAATGAAATGTCAAGACTTGTAACCCGTGTTGGAAGTAAAGAACATAAGAAAGCCATGAAAAAGATAATCAGCAGACTCTAA
- a CDS encoding chemotaxis protein CheB has translation MTDQSEKAFKNNPKKIKKIPIVGIGSSAGGLEALGKMFNNMPSDSGAGFVLIQHLDPSHKSSMTELLRRYTDMEVFEIEDGMAVEPNKLYVIPPNKNVGIIKGVLHLADPKEPHGLRKPIDFFFQSLAEDMEECSIGIVLSGFGSDGTIGIRSIKSMGGMLIAQDPDSAVSGSMPSSAINTDLVDYIAPPEKIPEDLISYINQLGKNPPQRIIGTDKEATNSLQKILILIRNRTGHDFSLYKESTINRRIARRMNVYQMDNVSDYLKYIQQNPKEINTLFKELLINVTSFFRDPKAFESFKNKLISEVLDKKLDGDGVRVWIPGCSTGEEVYSIAMSIQEYLDESGKHLEIQLFGTDIDDNAIDIARSATYPSTIVSEIDPERLNKFFSKKGENYKVKKNIREMAIFAPHDVLINPPFSKLDVISCRNVLIYMNKDAQKKMLSAFNYALRPGGILFLGPSESISNFVESFTTLDNKWKIYKSKKTENIPSGDFVRFPYAKLPQDYTTTEDLEIIGKTDANIGKNVEKLLIEKYAPPTVIINNEGRTVFIHGRVGKYLEPAAGVPNLSIGDMAREGLKFELNSAINEAVLKNKEVKYKSLNVKTNGDYQSIDLVVRPIDKPKIMENLLMVTFIDTQLSENEKEKLPETTPKKDIRIKELEEELRVTKERLHTTIEELETSNEELKSANEELQSMNEELQSTNEELETSKEELQSLNEELLTVNTELQNKVDQLSEVNDDMNNLLNSIEISTIFVDKDIKIKRFTKETTKLINLIPSDVGRPLKDIVSNVEYKDLIKDIKEVMDRVIFKEKEVRTADDKWYLARIIPYKTLGNIIDGAVITFTDISEQKEVQKLASELEYVKSIVDTVREPLIILDDEFKVISANKSFYDKFRVEKELTEGELLYKLGNNQWDIPPLRELLEEILPKNHKFENFVVEHDFPEIGHKKMLLNGRKLQEKRLGGKTIEKGLILLAIEDITTN, from the coding sequence ATGACAGATCAAAGCGAAAAAGCGTTTAAAAACAATCCTAAAAAGATAAAAAAAATTCCAATAGTGGGTATTGGCTCATCTGCTGGAGGGCTGGAAGCTTTAGGAAAAATGTTCAATAATATGCCCTCTGATTCTGGAGCAGGATTTGTCCTGATCCAGCATTTAGATCCATCCCATAAAAGTTCTATGACAGAACTACTTAGAAGATATACAGACATGGAAGTTTTTGAAATAGAAGATGGAATGGCAGTTGAACCAAATAAACTGTATGTCATTCCCCCCAATAAAAATGTAGGGATTATAAAGGGAGTATTACATCTTGCTGATCCTAAAGAACCCCATGGCTTAAGAAAACCCATTGATTTTTTCTTTCAATCATTGGCAGAGGATATGGAAGAATGTTCAATTGGTATTGTTCTTTCAGGATTTGGCTCAGACGGCACTATTGGTATAAGGTCCATTAAAAGTATGGGCGGGATGTTAATAGCTCAAGACCCGGATTCGGCAGTATCTGGAAGCATGCCCTCCAGTGCAATAAATACAGATCTTGTAGACTATATTGCGCCGCCGGAAAAGATACCAGAAGATTTAATTTCTTATATAAACCAATTGGGCAAGAATCCCCCTCAAAGAATAATTGGAACAGACAAAGAAGCCACCAATTCACTTCAAAAAATTCTTATTTTAATTAGAAACAGGACAGGACATGATTTTTCTCTTTATAAAGAGAGTACTATAAATAGACGGATTGCAAGGAGAATGAATGTTTATCAGATGGATAATGTATCTGATTATCTTAAATACATCCAGCAGAACCCTAAAGAAATCAATACATTATTTAAAGAGCTTTTAATCAATGTTACAAGCTTCTTTAGGGATCCTAAAGCTTTTGAATCCTTTAAAAATAAATTAATATCAGAAGTACTTGATAAAAAGTTGGACGGAGATGGAGTTCGTGTGTGGATTCCGGGTTGTTCTACAGGAGAAGAAGTTTATTCTATTGCCATGAGTATTCAGGAGTACCTGGATGAATCTGGGAAACACCTGGAAATTCAGCTTTTCGGTACAGATATAGACGACAATGCCATTGATATTGCTCGAAGTGCGACTTATCCTAGTACAATTGTCTCAGAGATTGATCCTGAGCGTTTAAACAAATTTTTTAGCAAAAAAGGCGAGAATTATAAAGTTAAAAAAAATATAAGAGAAATGGCAATATTTGCCCCCCACGATGTTCTTATCAATCCGCCATTCAGTAAACTCGATGTTATATCCTGCAGAAATGTTTTAATTTACATGAATAAAGATGCACAGAAGAAAATGTTATCTGCGTTTAATTATGCTCTGAGACCGGGAGGTATCCTGTTTCTTGGCCCATCAGAAAGTATAAGTAATTTTGTGGAATCATTTACTACTCTAGACAATAAATGGAAGATCTATAAATCTAAAAAGACAGAAAATATTCCCTCCGGAGACTTCGTTAGATTCCCTTATGCTAAATTACCGCAGGATTACACGACCACTGAAGATTTAGAAATAATTGGAAAAACAGACGCAAATATTGGCAAAAACGTTGAAAAGCTGCTGATTGAAAAATATGCTCCCCCCACAGTAATAATCAATAATGAGGGAAGAACTGTTTTCATCCATGGAAGAGTTGGAAAGTACTTAGAACCTGCTGCAGGTGTACCAAATCTCAGTATTGGAGATATGGCAAGAGAAGGACTCAAATTTGAATTGAATTCTGCAATAAATGAAGCAGTTTTAAAAAATAAAGAAGTAAAATATAAAAGCCTGAATGTTAAAACTAATGGAGATTACCAATCAATCGACCTAGTAGTAAGACCCATTGATAAACCAAAAATAATGGAAAACCTGTTAATGGTTACATTTATAGACACACAACTTTCAGAAAATGAAAAAGAAAAACTTCCTGAAACTACCCCTAAAAAGGATATACGTATTAAAGAACTTGAAGAAGAGTTAAGAGTTACAAAAGAAAGGCTCCATACAACCATAGAAGAACTTGAAACTTCAAATGAAGAGCTTAAATCTGCAAATGAAGAATTACAATCCATGAATGAAGAGCTGCAGAGTACCAATGAAGAATTAGAAACATCTAAAGAAGAACTGCAGTCTTTAAATGAAGAACTGCTGACTGTAAACACAGAGCTTCAAAACAAAGTTGACCAGCTTTCTGAAGTTAACGATGATATGAACAACCTCTTAAACAGCATTGAAATTTCTACCATATTTGTGGATAAAGATATTAAAATAAAGCGCTTTACAAAGGAAACAACAAAATTAATCAATCTCATACCTTCAGACGTAGGAAGACCGCTAAAAGACATTGTATCCAATGTTGAATATAAGGACCTGATTAAAGACATTAAAGAAGTGATGGACCGAGTTATTTTCAAGGAAAAAGAAGTTCGTACAGCAGACGATAAATGGTATCTTGCACGCATAATACCCTATAAAACTTTAGGAAATATCATTGACGGGGCTGTAATTACTTTCACAGATATCAGTGAACAAAAAGAAGTGCAGAAACTTGCAAGTGAACTGGAATATGTAAAAAGCATTGTAGATACTGTTCGTGAGCCTCTTATAATCTTAGACGATGAATTTAAGGTTATATCTGCAAATAAATCATTTTACGATAAATTTAGAGTTGAAAAAGAATTAACTGAAGGAGAATTGTTATACAAGCTTGGAAATAATCAATGGGATATTCCACCACTGCGAGAATTATTAGAGGAAATACTCCCTAAAAACCATAAATTTGAAAATTTTGTAGTTGAGCATGATTTTCCAGAAATAGGGCATAAAAAGATGCTTTTAAATGGTAGAAAACTTCAAGAAAAGCGATTAGGTGGTAAAACCATAGAAAAAGGATTAATCCTTCTTGCAATTGAAGATATAACCACTAATTAA
- a CDS encoding ATP-binding protein: MDNKEEMRSIAEERLREKTEKLGNIQKDVDALIHELQVHQVELEMQNEELRESRKELEKLHEKYYDLYNSAPVGYFTLDATSAVTELNSTGAELLGFDKNYLIKTLFRWYITPDYSKTFLDHLKQAIKTGEKQVFDLGLIQKNGIVFYAHVEMMPQFNPETIFKIAVVDITGRKKLEDELKRSNDELQQFAYVASHDLQEPLRTIASFTQLLARRYDGKLDSDADEFIGYIVDASIRMKQQIEDLLEFSRVMTKGSNFEKINLEKTIKQIISSLSVLIKENDAEITYNHLPEIYADSRQIARLFQNIITNSIKFKKPDEPPKIHISVEKNEKTKEYVFSISDNGIGIDPKYQDRIFTIFQRLHTMEEYQGTGIGLAVARKIVERHGGHIWVESELGKGSTFYFTLPIHSQ; encoded by the coding sequence ATGGATAATAAAGAAGAAATGCGTTCCATTGCTGAAGAAAGGCTGCGTGAAAAAACAGAAAAATTGGGAAATATCCAAAAAGATGTCGATGCTCTGATTCATGAACTTCAAGTACATCAAGTTGAACTGGAAATGCAAAATGAAGAGCTTAGAGAGTCTCGAAAAGAATTAGAAAAATTACACGAGAAATATTATGACCTTTACAATTCTGCACCCGTTGGATATTTTACACTTGATGCAACCAGTGCAGTCACCGAGTTAAATAGTACTGGAGCAGAATTATTAGGTTTTGATAAAAATTATCTGATTAAAACATTATTTAGATGGTATATAACTCCAGACTACTCAAAAACGTTTCTGGATCATCTTAAACAAGCTATAAAAACCGGTGAGAAACAGGTATTTGATCTCGGGCTAATCCAGAAGAATGGAATTGTTTTTTATGCCCATGTTGAGATGATGCCTCAGTTTAACCCAGAAACTATTTTTAAAATAGCAGTTGTTGATATTACTGGCCGAAAAAAGTTAGAAGATGAATTAAAACGTTCTAATGACGAACTGCAGCAATTTGCATATGTGGCATCTCATGATTTACAGGAGCCTTTAAGAACCATTGCAAGCTTTACACAACTTTTAGCGAGGCGTTATGATGGCAAACTTGACAGTGACGCTGATGAATTTATTGGTTATATTGTAGATGCTTCAATTAGAATGAAACAGCAGATCGAAGATTTGCTGGAATTTTCAAGGGTAATGACTAAAGGAAGTAATTTTGAAAAAATAAACCTTGAAAAAACCATTAAACAGATTATTTCCAGTTTAAGTGTGCTCATTAAGGAAAATGATGCCGAAATTACCTATAATCATTTACCAGAAATATATGCTGATTCCAGGCAAATTGCCCGATTATTTCAAAACATTATAACTAATTCCATTAAATTTAAAAAACCAGATGAACCTCCTAAAATTCATATTTCAGTAGAAAAAAATGAAAAAACCAAGGAATATGTTTTCAGTATTTCAGATAATGGCATTGGAATAGATCCAAAATATCAAGATCGAATTTTTACGATATTCCAGAGACTTCACACAATGGAGGAATATCAAGGAACTGGAATTGGGCTTGCAGTTGCAAGAAAAATTGTAGAACGCCACGGAGGGCACATTTGGGTTGAATCAGAATTAGGAAAAGGATCTACTTTTTATTTTACATTACCAATACATTCTCAATGA
- the hdrA gene encoding ferredoxin:CoB-CoM heterodisulfide reductase subunit HdrA: MNNYNFSRYAPKSSIDIGVFLCRCGGNISDTVDIEKLASSVDAKVVKDFENLCSMKCQKNIRDIILEEGLDRVVIAACSPITHEKTFRNHIAPLNPYLLEIANIREHCSWVHSDKNKATEKAISLTNAAVERVQYARPLDAIVRKTKKSAAVIGGGISGITAALSLANQGVKVHIIEDKPTVGGNMIKIGKVFSPEKLAEECSLCLFNPLINEAVQHSNINIMTNSEIKSSERKAGNFNLLIERKPGHVNEDKCTACGNCADICPVEVPNEWNENLMTRKAIYKPFPQSVPDIYTIDDDNCIKCGKCEKVCKMNAIDINMKGEIIPLNVGSIIIATGHKGFDLKKRPEYGYERYDDVISQMELARIMGVNGPTDGKLLRPSNGKIPRRVVMVQCAGSRDEKPEGKRYCSKVCCMVSLKHASFIKHYYPDTEIVICYTDMRTPGMYENYFRHVQSKGIKLIRGRPGDITKKGENIIVRLEDTLLREPLEIETDMVVLSEAMEPSEGTLKVAETLNVGLTEDMFVKEKHSKIKPVATDIEGIYVCGTAQGPKDITESVSQANAAASKVSEMINGGLEIEPTIAVVDGRQCEMCGECVAACKYKAVYIHNERISVDPVACNGCGICVSKCENNAIDVMGQTDAQIFAMIEGMLKDKKEGERRILAFVDYIGYVAADNIGINRISYPESVRIIRVPSINRLMPKHILFAFENGADGIFLGEYPDEVMYSSIQDKVNEFRSALIKNSIDTDRLMYYKVYAPYFRGLANKLTEFDKQVGKALDKLEAVLYKASYKDL, from the coding sequence ATGAACAATTACAACTTCTCAAGATATGCTCCCAAAAGCAGCATTGACATCGGTGTTTTCTTATGCAGGTGCGGGGGCAACATTTCAGATACTGTAGACATCGAAAAGCTTGCTTCTTCAGTTGATGCTAAAGTAGTTAAAGATTTTGAAAATCTCTGCTCAATGAAATGTCAGAAAAACATCAGAGATATTATACTGGAAGAAGGGTTGGACAGGGTAGTAATTGCAGCCTGTTCGCCAATTACTCACGAAAAAACATTTAGAAATCATATAGCCCCATTAAATCCATATCTTTTAGAGATAGCAAATATCAGGGAGCACTGTTCATGGGTACACTCTGATAAAAACAAGGCAACTGAAAAAGCAATATCACTTACAAATGCCGCTGTTGAAAGGGTTCAGTACGCTAGACCCCTTGACGCTATAGTCCGAAAAACCAAAAAAAGCGCTGCTGTAATTGGTGGGGGAATATCTGGAATAACCGCTGCACTTTCACTTGCAAACCAGGGTGTTAAAGTACATATAATTGAGGATAAGCCTACTGTTGGGGGAAACATGATAAAGATCGGTAAAGTATTCTCCCCAGAAAAGCTTGCAGAAGAATGTTCTTTATGTCTTTTTAACCCGCTGATAAATGAAGCTGTACAACACAGCAATATCAATATCATGACTAATTCAGAGATTAAATCATCTGAAAGGAAAGCAGGAAACTTCAACCTGCTCATTGAAAGAAAACCAGGTCATGTTAATGAAGATAAATGTACTGCATGCGGAAACTGTGCAGATATATGTCCTGTTGAGGTTCCTAATGAATGGAACGAGAATTTAATGACAAGGAAAGCTATATACAAGCCTTTCCCACAATCAGTTCCGGATATTTATACAATAGACGATGACAATTGTATTAAATGTGGTAAATGTGAGAAAGTCTGTAAAATGAACGCTATTGACATTAATATGAAAGGGGAAATTATACCTCTAAATGTAGGTTCTATAATCATAGCAACAGGGCACAAAGGATTTGACCTTAAAAAACGTCCAGAATATGGATATGAAAGATATGATGATGTAATAAGTCAGATGGAACTTGCAAGGATAATGGGAGTAAATGGACCAACAGACGGTAAACTCCTCCGGCCTTCAAATGGTAAAATCCCAAGAAGGGTGGTAATGGTTCAGTGTGCAGGTTCAAGGGATGAAAAGCCTGAAGGAAAACGTTACTGCTCAAAGGTATGCTGTATGGTGTCATTGAAGCATGCAAGCTTTATAAAACATTATTATCCAGATACTGAAATAGTCATCTGTTATACGGACATGAGAACTCCTGGAATGTATGAAAATTACTTCAGACACGTGCAGTCCAAGGGAATTAAACTGATAAGGGGAAGACCTGGAGATATAACCAAAAAAGGTGAAAATATAATTGTCCGCTTAGAAGATACTCTCCTTCGAGAACCGTTAGAAATAGAAACAGATATGGTTGTATTATCTGAAGCAATGGAACCATCAGAAGGAACTTTAAAGGTTGCAGAAACACTGAATGTAGGACTTACAGAGGACATGTTTGTAAAAGAGAAGCATTCAAAAATTAAACCTGTAGCTACCGATATAGAAGGAATATATGTTTGTGGAACTGCACAGGGACCAAAAGATATTACTGAAAGTGTTTCTCAAGCAAACGCAGCAGCTTCTAAAGTTTCAGAAATGATAAACGGTGGGCTGGAAATAGAACCAACAATTGCTGTAGTTGACGGCAGGCAGTGTGAGATGTGCGGGGAATGTGTGGCAGCCTGTAAATATAAAGCTGTTTACATACACAATGAACGTATCTCTGTTGATCCTGTTGCCTGTAACGGCTGCGGTATATGTGTTTCCAAGTGTGAAAACAATGCAATTGACGTAATGGGCCAAACAGATGCCCAAATCTTTGCAATGATTGAAGGTATGCTGAAGGATAAAAAAGAAGGTGAAAGGAGAATTCTGGCGTTTGTTGACTATATTGGTTACGTGGCTGCGGATAATATAGGGATAAATAGGATATCGTATCCTGAATCTGTCAGGATCATAAGGGTTCCATCAATAAACCGGTTGATGCCAAAGCATATCTTATTTGCATTTGAAAATGGTGCAGACGGTATATTTTTAGGTGAATATCCTGATGAGGTAATGTACTCTTCTATCCAGGATAAAGTCAATGAATTTAGATCAGCCCTCATAAAAAACAGTATAGATACCGACAGGTTGATGTACTATAAGGTTTACGCACCTTACTTCAGAGGCCTGGCCAATAAACTCACTGAGTTTGATAAGCAGGTGGGTAAAGCTCTTGATAAGCTTGAAGCGGTCTTATATAAAGCTTCATATAAAGATTTGTAG
- the hdrB gene encoding ferredoxin:CoB-CoM heterodisulfide reductase subunit HdrB, translating to MKKIPDKEILLFKSCLVNVEYPGVESSTKYLFDKLGIEYIISDRQSCCTGLGHYADLFDQFSTTALAARNFGIAREEGHKNIATLCATCYAILKKSCNILNENDEVRGQINKILDDSGCHDLTYNADDMDSRGNIFHSVEILYNKADEIKDLVEIDLSGLKVASHHACHYCKVHQKDTIGNERDPMVIETLAKACGVETVDWYDRKTTTCGNGFRQRYMNRDLSLSVTEEKLDSLKENGVDILLHMCPNCQMQFDRNQGTIGKSSGTEFGIVCLNISQFVALALGADPYKVVGVQTHTVPVDKVLEKIKQTNLCQ from the coding sequence ATAAAAAAAATACCAGATAAAGAGATTTTACTCTTTAAAAGCTGCCTTGTAAATGTCGAATATCCTGGCGTAGAGTCATCTACAAAATATTTATTTGATAAACTTGGAATCGAGTACATCATCAGTGATAGACAGTCCTGTTGTACAGGTTTAGGGCATTACGCGGATTTATTTGACCAATTTTCCACCACTGCACTTGCAGCAAGAAACTTTGGAATTGCAAGGGAAGAAGGCCATAAAAATATAGCAACACTCTGTGCAACATGCTATGCAATACTTAAGAAATCATGCAATATCTTAAATGAGAATGATGAAGTTAGAGGTCAGATAAATAAGATTTTAGATGATTCCGGATGCCATGATTTAACTTATAATGCGGATGATATGGACTCAAGAGGCAATATTTTCCATTCAGTTGAAATTTTGTATAATAAAGCAGATGAAATTAAAGACCTTGTAGAGATAGATCTATCTGGACTTAAAGTGGCATCTCACCACGCATGCCATTACTGCAAAGTCCATCAGAAGGATACTATTGGAAATGAAAGAGACCCCATGGTTATAGAAACACTTGCAAAAGCATGCGGTGTGGAAACCGTTGACTGGTACGACCGTAAAACAACAACATGCGGCAACGGTTTCAGGCAGCGTTATATGAACCGAGATTTATCCCTTTCTGTAACTGAGGAGAAACTGGACAGTTTAAAGGAAAATGGCGTTGATATTCTGCTCCATATGTGCCCTAACTGCCAGATGCAGTTTGATAGAAACCAGGGGACCATTGGAAAATCGTCGGGAACTGAATTTGGTATTGTATGCCTTAATATTTCCCAGTTCGTAGCACTTGCACTTGGGGCTGACCCTTATAAAGTAGTGGGTGTTCAAACACATACAGTTCCTGTAGATAAAGTTTTAGAAAAGATAAAACAGACTAACCTCTGTCAATGA
- the hdrC gene encoding ferredoxin:CoB-CoM heterodisulfide reductase subunit HdrC, with amino-acid sequence MNTLKIGENSFELAEDIINDLKAPKDLGILKCIQCGMCTSVCPAARHTDYDPRELVKRVLDKDETLITDDIIWNCFYCYTCQSVCPVNNSPSVVNQVLRQRAIDNGNGKPKVAPFSAYGESFMEFGLGAIPSNFFDDLIKDFGKEWLELKINLEDIREDLNLGPMFLPEKDVKDINKILEKTGFKNRLNELRRCRDEKDTR; translated from the coding sequence ATGAATACTCTAAAAATAGGCGAAAACAGCTTTGAATTAGCAGAAGATATTATTAATGACTTAAAAGCACCAAAAGATCTTGGAATCCTTAAATGTATCCAGTGTGGGATGTGCACATCTGTATGCCCTGCGGCAAGACACACTGACTACGATCCAAGGGAACTAGTTAAAAGGGTGCTTGATAAAGATGAAACTTTAATTACAGATGATATAATCTGGAATTGTTTTTACTGTTACACATGCCAGAGCGTATGCCCGGTAAACAACAGCCCATCTGTGGTAAATCAAGTTTTAAGGCAAAGAGCAATTGATAATGGAAATGGAAAGCCGAAAGTAGCTCCTTTTTCAGCATATGGTGAGAGTTTCATGGAATTTGGGCTGGGAGCAATTCCTTCCAATTTTTTCGATGACCTTATAAAGGACTTTGGAAAAGAGTGGCTTGAACTAAAAATTAATCTTGAAGATATAAGGGAAGATTTAAACCTGGGCCCTATGTTCCTGCCTGAAAAAGATGTAAAAGACATCAACAAGATTTTAGAAAAAACAGGATTCAAAAACAGGTTAAATGAACTAAGGCGGTGTAGAGATGAAAAAGATACCAGATAA